ATTCCAATCAGCGGATTTTCACCGCACCTACGCCCGGCCCGAAGTTCGGATGCCCGAGAGGCTCCACCACGCCAACGTGGAGCAAGCCGGTGCCCACGATCAGTTCTCGACCGAGCGCAAGCATCCCGTCTTCTTTGTGGACCTGCCAACCGTGGCGCTGAGCATGACCATCGGCGGACTCTTGCCGGGCCAAGTCACCAACCAGCACCGCCACACCTACGAAACGGTGATTTACGTCATCGAAGGCGAGGGCTACACCCAGATTGAAGACCGCATAGTGGAGTGGAAAGCGGGCGACGCCATCTACATCCCCATCTGGGCCTGGCACAACCACGGCAACCGCAGCGAAACGGTGGGCGCCCGCTACATCGCTTGCGAAAATGCGCCCCTGCTGCAAAACCTAGGGGTGGCCCTGCGCGAGGAGCGCGGCCGCGACTTGTAAGTCACTTATTTAACTCCCTTTCGATGAATACGAACGTCCCTTTTCGCGGCATCATTGCCTATCCTATTACGCCATTCACCGCCGATAACACGGTGGACCTACCCACCTACCGCCGCCTGGTGGAGCGGCTGGTGACCAGCGGCTCGCATGGCATTGCCCCGCTCGGCAGCACCGGCGTGTTGCCCTACCTCACCGACGAGGAACGCGACGCCGTAACCGAGGCCACCTTGCAGCAAGTAGCCGGCCGCTTACCGGTGCTGGTGGGCGTCTCGCACCTGACGACGGCCGGCGTGGTGCGCCACGCCCGCTTTGCCGAGCAGGCCGGCGCGGCCGCGGTGATGGTCATCCCGATGAGCTACTGGAAGCTCACGGACGATGAAATCTTTCAGCATTTCGACCGGGTAGCCAGCGCTGTATCGGTGCCGATAATGGCCTACAACAACCCCGCTACGGGCGGCCTGGATATGTCGCCGACGCTGCTTAAGCGCCTGTTGGAAATTCCCAACGTGACCATGATCAAGGAAAGCACCGGCGACGTGCAGCGCATGCAGGCCTTGCGTCAGCTGCTAGGTGAGGATGTGGCGTTCTATAATGGCTCCAACCCCCTAGCCT
This Hymenobacter sp. GOD-10R DNA region includes the following protein-coding sequences:
- a CDS encoding dihydrodipicolinate synthase family protein codes for the protein MNTNVPFRGIIAYPITPFTADNTVDLPTYRRLVERLVTSGSHGIAPLGSTGVLPYLTDEERDAVTEATLQQVAGRLPVLVGVSHLTTAGVVRHARFAEQAGAAAVMVIPMSYWKLTDDEIFQHFDRVASAVSVPIMAYNNPATGGLDMSPTLLKRLLEIPNVTMIKESTGDVQRMQALRQLLGEDVAFYNGSNPLALAAFAAGATGWCTAAPNLIPELNVDLYEAVQRQDLTEARQLFYQQLALLQFIVAKGLPRAIKAGLELLGEKAGELRAPLQPLSGAEQQELGRILTQVQLPASVG
- a CDS encoding cupin domain-containing protein, which produces MDPIAIHNLAKPTDQFQSADFHRTYARPEVRMPERLHHANVEQAGAHDQFSTERKHPVFFVDLPTVALSMTIGGLLPGQVTNQHRHTYETVIYVIEGEGYTQIEDRIVEWKAGDAIYIPIWAWHNHGNRSETVGARYIACENAPLLQNLGVALREERGRDL